In a single window of the Leptospira sanjuanensis genome:
- a CDS encoding LIC12048 family lipoprotein, with product MFQSSWIFSKIRFYGIVFLVFPLLFTCGWFGKDQGTMDNVDLAAATWLVAEQMKTQVNQEGVPVKPGSSSSAPITPVSGLFNLPPGKPVAATALMGTIDPTGTTIVNDFDGDGILNQNETLSNVWVADYPQIETTIAPPVTLKIQILKNSSNQSDQIVSEINSNDFEASKNEGSEKIHQNELNERTVQFQDSYSKQDEDTTSTSASHSFGMNQSYILGLYSTGFNVSDSASNSWGKKNGYSETVTKWDTKPFKNNLDRDAWNLKSDTSTNKARKYRLDKSARINETSIVEPNAGIVRAALYIKNLSVNMPVKISNILCSLMFETPAGELVPISSFRLRNDDYSLFEVEVYGGSDFGPYVVELTNLNTAEVEKAIAAGYTPKIMIVDYAMTHVPDSNYKSNLLNFSGNNLKIIEENAKGRTALLKLFAPNVREMFRVAAFDTPNVSNPCNTQSTDTFVPGISLKKALERIACSGNNIEFGDYVLDFTEVAPTLAESRVHIKGIKSFGAVQTSLPCNMETSVGSDGISRTACIQIPYSQWTDDQKERSGVWAVFSKGRFFSPNSYWKDSNVARRFDPQRGQSAAYMLKSLDSIIWPGDFYDIVYISFKDFIKAEQKFGTNPLETGNGYPFNTQWDIKSLGNHPYYPDTNSLFLGEVGFGEKIELKIQLNKTKYLNPNFGTSADTGTYQYFTNFNYNPQTTTDRYNINQAADFEISMGFGGTRTDWFHVVKDLSTSDPYKLKNCGTTLDFINQVYNLCVQLPTLSANVDPAISLVKLYIRPSLNNAYRKTVWPLHFSQVRKMRGEAGLPIVSGTTTIRIANSYGPTNVGDRLYIQGDPSSYRILQVFSPQSDGSFDVQLENAVLTNAQKTTPLYISGTLTAPDVKLIYDTGFLTDWNNFVASSFNSTAFDQVQYRPFLQSSSVSCSTNPFHPASCLGFSPDMNAINWMGVYNEGVALWNSWADGGDFTNFLYNGLSRLTALTGKTYRLESANTDFTVSADVNAPTLGDVTTVSYGDVALSVWRQGSTILGRYYAISTGQPLGNPFTINPTITAPTSGKYVVKAKNGKAVIVWENGQSLYVSIRDIATFGTLVSEMFLGNRYTPFPKNNFDSIIDIGIGNNRAMIVWSELYTTTSQDPTYAAVCAIGGACLWYDVRNYRVDAKVIRLDTGATINSSFNVGVYSTQESVWDIFTHQHDQISYYNVTPAIDVNDNNQAVIGWIYQHRNSEVHMIESAVYDLNTATIIGSKKMVLNETTRPTDFLQVGVTNAKGMLVWRRNDGVVLGRGIDMTNSNLLGTDSIILESGGVDFLKLSTFGDTSLLTYRMNVKDIRLKAINLQTSQLLYPGSLNLGIASADMRKPGSSILAGNKILTTWDQTNGTKKTIWGRISDLSTFTVDGPKEFQLSTTNEGIQFNPTSVVNNGIGFATWVSQDKTQQRIRGAKIDLNNPGALQYGLNNFFVAPLIERDYTVRARIKY from the coding sequence ATGTTTCAGAGTAGTTGGATATTCAGTAAGATTCGGTTTTATGGAATTGTATTTTTAGTTTTTCCATTATTATTTACTTGCGGCTGGTTCGGTAAAGATCAAGGAACCATGGATAACGTTGATCTCGCTGCCGCGACTTGGTTAGTAGCGGAACAAATGAAAACACAAGTGAACCAAGAAGGAGTTCCGGTAAAACCAGGTTCTTCCTCCTCTGCCCCAATCACGCCCGTGAGCGGACTCTTCAATCTTCCTCCGGGTAAACCTGTAGCGGCTACGGCGTTGATGGGAACGATCGATCCAACCGGAACAACGATCGTAAACGACTTTGATGGAGACGGGATTCTAAATCAGAATGAAACGTTGTCCAACGTTTGGGTCGCCGATTATCCGCAGATTGAAACGACGATCGCTCCGCCTGTTACGTTAAAGATCCAAATTCTTAAGAATTCCAGCAATCAAAGCGATCAGATCGTAAGTGAAATCAATTCGAATGATTTCGAAGCTTCTAAAAACGAAGGCTCTGAAAAAATTCATCAGAATGAGTTGAATGAAAGAACCGTTCAGTTCCAAGATTCATACAGCAAACAAGATGAAGATACGACTTCGACATCTGCGTCGCATAGTTTCGGAATGAATCAAAGTTACATTTTGGGTTTATACAGCACCGGTTTTAATGTAAGCGATAGCGCTTCCAACAGTTGGGGTAAAAAAAACGGTTATTCCGAGACCGTTACCAAATGGGATACGAAACCTTTCAAAAATAATTTAGATAGAGATGCTTGGAATTTAAAATCGGATACCTCTACCAATAAAGCAAGAAAATATCGCTTAGACAAATCCGCAAGAATCAACGAAACATCGATTGTTGAACCGAATGCCGGCATAGTGAGAGCGGCGCTTTATATCAAAAATCTGTCCGTCAATATGCCAGTAAAAATCTCAAACATTCTTTGTTCATTGATGTTCGAAACCCCGGCCGGAGAACTTGTACCGATATCATCGTTTCGCCTTAGGAACGATGATTACAGTCTTTTTGAAGTAGAGGTTTATGGAGGTTCAGATTTCGGTCCTTATGTTGTCGAATTAACAAATTTGAATACCGCAGAAGTGGAAAAAGCAATCGCGGCCGGGTATACTCCGAAAATTATGATCGTGGATTACGCGATGACTCATGTTCCCGATTCTAATTATAAATCCAACCTTCTTAACTTTTCGGGAAACAATCTTAAGATTATTGAAGAGAATGCAAAGGGAAGAACCGCCTTACTCAAACTCTTTGCCCCAAACGTGCGTGAGATGTTCAGAGTAGCCGCATTTGATACTCCAAACGTATCAAATCCTTGTAATACTCAAAGCACTGATACGTTTGTTCCCGGCATCTCGTTAAAAAAAGCGTTAGAGAGAATTGCTTGTTCAGGAAATAATATAGAATTCGGGGATTATGTATTAGATTTTACAGAAGTGGCTCCGACGCTAGCGGAATCTAGAGTTCACATTAAAGGGATAAAATCCTTCGGGGCAGTTCAAACATCGCTTCCCTGTAATATGGAAACGAGCGTCGGAAGCGACGGAATATCCAGAACGGCCTGCATACAAATACCATACAGCCAATGGACAGACGACCAAAAGGAAAGATCCGGTGTCTGGGCAGTCTTTTCTAAAGGAAGATTTTTTAGCCCCAATTCTTATTGGAAGGATTCAAATGTAGCGCGAAGGTTTGATCCTCAAAGAGGACAATCAGCAGCTTACATGTTAAAAAGCTTGGATTCCATTATTTGGCCGGGCGATTTTTATGATATCGTTTACATTTCCTTCAAAGATTTTATTAAAGCTGAACAAAAGTTCGGTACAAATCCTTTGGAAACAGGAAACGGATATCCCTTTAATACTCAATGGGATATTAAATCCTTAGGGAATCATCCTTATTATCCCGACACAAATTCGCTTTTCTTAGGAGAAGTTGGATTTGGGGAAAAAATCGAATTAAAAATACAATTAAATAAAACGAAATACTTAAATCCAAATTTTGGTACGAGCGCTGACACCGGTACTTATCAGTATTTTACAAACTTCAATTACAATCCACAAACAACCACAGATCGATACAATATCAATCAAGCGGCCGATTTCGAAATCAGCATGGGATTCGGCGGAACTCGCACGGATTGGTTTCATGTAGTAAAAGACCTGAGTACGAGCGATCCGTATAAACTCAAAAATTGTGGAACGACACTCGACTTCATCAACCAAGTATACAATCTTTGCGTCCAGTTACCTACGCTCAGCGCGAACGTGGATCCCGCCATCAGTTTAGTAAAATTGTATATTCGGCCTTCATTGAATAACGCGTACCGTAAAACAGTATGGCCTCTTCACTTTTCTCAAGTCAGAAAAATGAGAGGAGAAGCGGGCCTACCGATTGTCTCCGGAACAACCACCATACGGATCGCAAATTCTTACGGTCCCACGAACGTGGGCGATCGACTTTACATTCAAGGAGATCCTTCTTCGTATCGAATTCTCCAAGTATTCTCTCCACAGAGCGACGGATCATTTGATGTGCAGTTAGAGAACGCAGTTTTGACAAACGCACAAAAAACCACTCCTCTTTATATCTCTGGAACCCTGACCGCACCGGATGTAAAACTGATTTACGATACAGGATTTCTCACGGATTGGAATAACTTTGTGGCATCGTCTTTCAATTCGACCGCTTTCGATCAGGTTCAGTATCGCCCATTCTTACAAAGCTCTTCCGTGAGTTGCTCTACCAATCCGTTTCATCCCGCTTCCTGTTTAGGATTTAGTCCCGATATGAATGCTATCAACTGGATGGGAGTCTATAACGAAGGCGTCGCCCTATGGAATTCTTGGGCCGATGGAGGAGATTTTACGAATTTTCTTTACAATGGCCTTTCTCGTCTTACCGCTTTAACCGGAAAAACGTACCGTTTAGAAAGTGCGAATACGGATTTTACCGTGAGTGCGGACGTCAATGCTCCGACTTTGGGTGATGTGACTACCGTTAGTTACGGAGATGTCGCACTTTCAGTCTGGAGACAAGGATCAACCATATTAGGAAGATATTATGCGATCAGCACCGGGCAACCGCTCGGAAATCCGTTTACGATCAACCCGACGATTACAGCCCCTACTTCGGGGAAATATGTGGTTAAGGCAAAGAACGGAAAAGCAGTCATTGTTTGGGAAAATGGTCAAAGTTTGTATGTTTCAATCCGAGATATCGCAACGTTCGGAACTCTCGTATCTGAAATGTTCCTTGGAAACCGTTACACACCATTTCCTAAAAATAATTTTGATTCTATCATTGACATCGGTATCGGAAATAACCGAGCAATGATCGTTTGGTCTGAACTTTATACTACAACAAGTCAGGATCCGACATATGCAGCTGTCTGTGCGATAGGCGGCGCTTGTCTTTGGTACGACGTAAGAAATTATAGGGTCGATGCAAAAGTAATTCGATTGGATACGGGCGCTACAATCAATTCCAGTTTCAACGTCGGAGTATATTCCACGCAAGAAAGCGTCTGGGATATTTTCACGCACCAACATGATCAAATATCCTATTATAATGTAACACCCGCTATCGATGTAAACGATAACAACCAAGCCGTTATAGGTTGGATTTATCAACATAGGAATTCGGAAGTGCATATGATTGAGAGCGCGGTCTATGATTTAAATACTGCGACGATTATCGGATCGAAAAAAATGGTGTTGAATGAAACCACCCGCCCAACGGATTTCTTACAAGTAGGAGTTACGAATGCCAAAGGAATGCTGGTTTGGCGTCGAAACGACGGAGTTGTATTGGGTAGGGGAATCGATATGACAAATTCAAATCTACTCGGAACCGACAGCATAATCTTAGAATCAGGGGGAGTTGATTTTCTGAAACTTTCGACATTCGGTGATACGAGTCTTTTAACATATCGAATGAACGTGAAAGACATTCGTTTGAAGGCAATCAATCTGCAAACCTCCCAGCTTCTTTATCCGGGTTCCCTCAATCTCGGTATTGCAAGCGCGGATATGAGAAAACCTGGATCTTCGATCTTAGCGGGTAATAAAATTCTTACCACTTGGGATCAAACAAACGGAACCAAAAAGACCATTTGGGGAAGAATCAGCGATCTGAGCACCTTCACTGTGGACGGTCCGAAAGAATTTCAATTAAGCACAACGAATGAAGGAATTCAATTCAATCCGACTTCGGTTGTGAATAACGGAATCGGATTTGCTACTTGGGTTTCGCAAGACAAAACCCAACAGAGAATCCGAGGCGCAAAGATCGATCTCAACAACCCAGGCGCACTCCAATACGGGCTCAACAACTTTTTCGTCGCTCCTCTGATCGAAAGAGATTACACGGTTCGTGCGCGAATCAAATACTGA